The following are from one region of the Cottoperca gobio unplaced genomic scaffold, fCotGob3.1 fCotGob3_381arrow_ctg1, whole genome shotgun sequence genome:
- the stx6 gene encoding syntaxin-6, with the protein MSMEDPFFVVKGEVQKAVNAAQSLHHRWSELLQEGGGASKEEMDWTTNELRNSLRSIEWDLEDLDETISIVESNPKKFNLDAAELSKRKAFITSTRQTVKEMKEQMSSPTAPSVDRKNKQALLSERGAQGPIWQPGPDKYSRLDRQLQSANSQFIEEQQVQQQLMAEQQDEQLELVSGTIGVLKNMSERIGMELDEQAVMLDDFTHEVDNTQSKLDNVMKKLAKVSHMTSDRRQWCAIGVLLAILFTVILLFFIL; encoded by the exons TGAGGTACAGAAGGCAGTAAACGCAGCACAGAGCCTCCATCATAGATGGAGCGAACTGTTGCAGGAGGGGGGCGGAGCCTCCAAGGAGGAAATGGACTGGACGACCAATGAGCTGAGGAACAGTCTGCGCTCCATTGAGTGGGACCTGGAGGACCTCGACGAGACCATCA GCATTGTTGAGTCCAACCCAAAGAAGTTCAACCTAGACGCGGCCGAGCTTTCGAAGAGGAAAGCCTTCATCACCAGCACCAGACAGACTGTCAAG gAAATGAAAGAACAGATGTCAAGTCCAACTGCTCCTTCAGTGGACAGAAAGAACAAACAG GCTCTGCTCAGTGAGCGTGGTGCTCAGGGTCCGATCTGGCAGCCTGGTCCTGATAAATACAGCAGACTGGACCGCCAACTGCAGAGTGCCAACTCTCAATTTATAGAGGAGCAGCAGGTCCAGCAGCAG CTGATGGcagagcagcaggatgaacagCTGGAGCTTGTATCGGGAACTATTGGAGTCCTGAAGAACATGTCAGAGAGGATTGGCATGGAACTGGATGAACAGGCCGT aatGTTGGATGACTTCACTCATGAGGTGGACAACACTCAGTCTAAATTGGACAACGTCATGAAGAAACTGGCCAAAGTGTCTCACATGACCAGCG ATCGTCGTCAGTGGTGTGCTATCGGTGTGTTGCTTGCAATCCTCTTCACcgtcatcctcctcttcttcatcctctga
- the LOC115005856 gene encoding uncharacterized protein LOC115005856, which translates to MCCDTVLHRSGVRLLPVVQLSSEGVASSSGHLSDSFSSGPAPTRRLRFEDETETDAESRYLERQRQRRRAGQRGTAVLVCKPDLNLCVNGRAGPVVDRGGGVSLNLHLPVPKDRGRSLHRPHLHLLTEPIRETYIGSVTPGETRGEGGVTNHQVKRRTNQLELNGNLETIFKATPTTHLPINPYAPDQLTRPTSSSAPPAVTSARMGTAAAEAHRELRSWAELKERIPSVEEGGLDVRIKRLTAESPAPPTKGRQPMRTEVYSDDCALRERLISRDEPSRLSLRRLFSSVRLSRTRTGSLDRLSSRPRPSASDPPAPLGTRKSSGLLKKTASVQSLIVGSPFLQLRKSSSVQSFVSEHKKKKDRSADYRPAAEQFAQRCLSLEDVGCPSSVRSVGRVFHVFPDGTFLLEVNRPESRMFGFTVSRGRERPDSGVYVEDMVDISTEKLYAGLLAVGDEILEVNGEKVACLSLDQVTQLLTQNTSTTVRVLKYRRSPPR; encoded by the exons ATGTGTTGTGACACTGTGCTGCatag GTCGGGGGTCAGGCTGCTTCCTGTCGTCCAGTTGAGCTCGGAGGGCGTGGCCTCTTCATCAGGACACCTGAGTGACTCGTTCAGCAGCGGACCAGCTCCAACTCGTCGTCTGCGATTCGAGGATGAAACAGAGACGGACGCAGAGTCTCGTTACCTGGAACGTCAGCGGCAGAGAAGAAGGGCCGGGCAGCGAGGGACAGCTGTCCTCGTCTGTAAGCCAGACCTGAACCTGTGCGTCAACGGCAGGGCGGGACCTGTTGTTgacagaggaggtggagttaGTCTGAACCTCCATCTACCTGTACCTAAAGACCGGGGGCGAAGTCTGCACAGGccccaccttcacctgctgactgagccaatcagagagacGTACATTGGCTCTGTTACACCTGGGGAGACCAGGGGGGAAGGAGGCGTGACTAACCACCAGGTGAAGAGAAGGACCAATCAGTTGGAGCTTAATGGAAACCTGGAGACAATCTTTAAGGCCACACCCACCACACACCTGCCAATAAACCCCTACGCCCCCGACCAGCTGACCAGGCCCACCTCCTCCTCGGCCCCTCCTGCTGTGACATCAGCGAGGATGGGGACAGCTGCCGCTGAGGCCCACAGAGAGCTCCGATCCTGGGCAGAGCTGAAGGAGAGGATCCCTTCTGTGGAGGAGGGAGGTCTCGATGTTAGGATAAAGAGATTGACAG CTGAGAGCCCAGCCCCGCCCACCAAAGGCAGACAGCCAATGAGAACAGAGGTTTACAGTGACGACTGTGCACTTCGTGAACG CCTCATCAGCAGAGACGAACCCTCTCGTCTTTCTTTGCGCCGTCTGTTCTCCAGTGTCAGACTGAGCAGGACTCGAACCGGCAGCCTGGACCGCCTCAGCTCACGACCCCGCCCCTCCGCATCTGACCCCCCCGCCCCCTTAGGAACCAGGAAGTCTTCCGGCCTGCTGAAGAAAACAGCGTCTGTTCAGTCCCTCATTGTG GGGTCGCCCTTCTTGCAGTTAAGGAAGTCGTCATCAGTTCAGAGTTTTGTTTCGGagcacaagaagaagaaggatcgTTCTGCTGACTACAGACCAGCTGCTGAGCA gTTTGCTCAGAGGTGTCTCAGTCTTGAGGACGTCGGTTGTCCCTCTTCGGTCCGCTCTGTCGGTcgagtttttcatgtttttcctgACGGAACGTTTCTGTTGGAGGTGAACCGACCAGAGAGCCGAATGTTCGGATTCACCgtcagcagagggagagaacgGCCGGACTCTG GTGTGTATGTGGAGGACATGGTGGACATCAGCACGGAGAAGTTGTACGCCGGCCTGCTAGCGGTTGGTGATGAGATCCTGGAAGTGAACGGGGAGAAGGTGGCCTGTCTCAGTTTGGACCAGGTGACCCAACTGCTGACTCAGAACACGTCCACCACTGTCCGGGTGCTCAAATACCGCCGGTCGCCTCCACGGTGA